One Euphorbia lathyris chromosome 1, ddEupLath1.1, whole genome shotgun sequence DNA segment encodes these proteins:
- the LOC136205293 gene encoding zinc finger BED domain-containing protein RICESLEEPER 1-like has protein sequence MPVNYHAMDVSDAVIVKSSRLKSVVWNDFDRVKKGDNFVAICRHCKKKLSGSSTSGTSHLRNHLIRCQRRSNHGISQFLTAREKKKENPLALANVNIDQEQRRDEPLIVVNYKFEPGQVRDDGVTVANGSWDQRRSQFDLARMIILHGYPMQMVDHVGFRVFVKNLQPLFELVSSDRVEADCMDIYLQEKQKVYEVLDKLPGKISLSANLWCSLDDAEYLCLTAHYIDDAWQLRKKKLSFILVDPTHTADIHSEVIMTSLMDWDIDRKLFSMTSDSYSANDGIVHRIRDRLSQNRFLYCNGMLFDIACATNLLNLMVNDALEALSEVTHKIQESIRYIRSSQVTQVKFNEMALQAGVESQKCLCLENPSQWDSTYFMLEAALDYRWAFSLLQQQDSTYVMCPTDLEWERARIITSYLKHFVEVTNVFVKNKNPTANVYFPEICDIHLQLIDWCKNSDEYICSLAVKMKNRFDEYWEKCSFALAVSAMLDPRFKMKLIEYYYQQIFGSGSAEIIDEVFEYIKALYNEHSIGSPLASFHQGLASQVSGSTLCLPSTERDSKDRLTGFDKYLHETSQSQGAKSDLDKYLEEPLFPRSVDFNILNWWKVHTPRYPILAMMACNILGIPMSKVTPNLAFNTGNRVLDREWSSLRPATVQALMCSKDWISE, from the coding sequence ATGCCAGTGAATTATCATGCAATGGATGTATCAGATGCAGTGATAGTGAAATCTAGCAGATTAAAATCTGTTGTGTGGAATGACTTTGACCGGGTGAAAAAGGGTGATAATTTTGTGGCTATTTGTAGGCACTGCAAGAAGAAACTTAGCGGTTCAAGCACTAGTGGAACCTCTCATTTGAGGAATCATTTAATTAGGTGTCAGCGAAGATCTAACCATGGGATTTCTCAGTTTCTTACAGCtagggagaagaagaaggaaaaccCACTTGCACTTGCAAATGTGAACATTGATCAGGAGCAAAGAAGGGATGAACCACTTATTGTTGTGAATTACAAATTTGAACCAGGCCAGGTGAGAGATGATGGTGTTACAGTTGCAAATGGTAGCTGGGATCAAAGGCGAAGTCAATTTGATTTGGCCCGCATGATTATTTTGCATGGCTATCCGATGCAAATGGTTGATCATGTTGGTTTTCGGGTCTTTGTTAAGAATCTACAGCCATTGTTTGAGCTTGTTTCGTCAGACAGAGTGGAGGCTGACTGTATGGATATTTACTTACAAGAAAAGCAAAAGGTTTATGAAGTCTTAGATAAATTACCAGGCAAAATCAGCCTAAGTGCAAATCTGTGGTGTTCTTTAGACGATGCTGAGTACTTATGTTTGACGGCACACTATATCGATGATGCTTGGcagttgaggaagaagaaattgAGTTTCATTTTGGTTGATCCAACTCATACAGCAGACATTCATTCAGAAGTTATCATGACATCTTTAATGGATTGGGATATAGACCGCAAACTATTTTCAATGACATCAGATAGTTATTCTGCCAATGACGGCATTGTCCATAGGATTAGAGACAGACTTTCCCAGAATAGGTTCCTCTATTGTAATGGTATGTTATTTGATATAGCCTGTGCAACAAATCTTCTGAATCTAATGGTAAATGATGCATTGGAGGCACTTTCTGAGGTGACGCATAAGATTCAAGAGAGCATCCGGTATATTCGAAGTTCTCAAGTAACTCAAGTCAAGTTCAACGAGATGGCGCTACAAGCTGGAGTGGAGAGTCAGAAGTGCTTATGTCTTGAAAATCCATCACAATGGGACTCAACATATTTTATGCTTGAAGCTGCATTAGATTACAGGTGGGCATTTTCTCTTCTTCAACAGCAAGACTCTACTTATGTAATGTGTCCTACTGACTTAGAGTGGGAAAGGGCTAGGATCATTACAAGTTACTTGAAACACTTTGTTGAAGTTACTAATGTTTTTGTGAAGAACAAGAATCCCACTGCAAATGTGTATTTTCCTGAAATTTGTGATATTCATTTGCAGTTGATTGATTGGTGCAAAAACTCAGATGAATATATATGTTCTTTGGCAGTGAAGATGAAAAATAGGTTTGATGAATACTGGGAAAAATGTAGTTTTGCTTTGGCTGTTTCAGCAATGTTAGATCCTCGATTCAAGATGAAGTTGATTGAGTATTATTACCAACAAATATTTGGCAGCGGTTCTGCAGAGATAATCGATGAGGTTTTCGAGTATATAAAAGCATTGTACAATGAACATTCAATTGGTTCTCCATTAGCTTCTTTTCACCAAGGTCTGGCTAGTCAAGTTAGTGGTAGCACTCTCTGTTTGCCTAGTACAGAAAGAGACTCCAAGGATAGACTAACAGGATTCGACAAATATCTCCATGAAACTTCCCAGAGTCAGGGTGCAAAGTCGGATTTGGACAAGTACTTGGAAGAACCGCTTTTTCCTCGCAGTGTCGATTTCAACATATTGAATTGGTGGAAAGTTCACACTCCAAGATATCCTATCCTAGCAATGATGGCATGTAATATCTTGGGAATTCCCATGTCAAAAGTTACTCCTAACTTAGCTTTTAACACCGGAAACAGGGTGCTTGATCGGGAATGGAGTTCACTGCGTCCGGCTACTGTGCAAGCTTTGATGTGTTCCAAAGATTGGATAAGTGAGTAG